The region CGAACGGCGCGGGCAAATCCACGCTGTTCAAGCTGATCACCGGAAAAGAACAACCGGATTCCTGCGAAGTGAAGATCGGCACCACCGTCAAGATCGCGCACGTCGATCAGGCGCGCGATTCGCTGGATAACGACAAGACCGTGTTCGACGCGATCTCCGGCGGCAACGAGATCCTGACCGTGGGCAAATACGAAACCCCGGCGCGCGCCTACATCGGCCGCTTCAACTTCAAGGGCGGCGACCAGGCCAAGATCGTCGGCCAGCTTTCCGGCGGCGAGCGCGGCCGCCTGCACCTCGCGCAGACGCTGATCTCCGGCGGCAATGTGCTGCTGCTCGACGAACCCTCCAACGACCTCGACGTGGAAACCCTGCGCGCCCTCGAAGATGCGCTGCTCGAATTTGCCGGCTGCGTAATGGTCATCTCCCACGACCGCTGGTTCCTTGACCGCATCGCGACCCACATCCTCGCGGCGGAAGGCGAATCCAAGTGGACGTTCTTCGACGGCAACTATCAGGAATATGAGGCGGACAAGAGGAAGCGGCTGGGTGAAGAGGGCGCGAAGCCTAAGCGGATTCGGTATAAGCCGATTTCTAGATGATTCATTGGTTTATTAGTTATAGGTTTCCTTCTAATTAAGGTGTCGAAATAATGGTTGCTAATTATTGGGATGAGTGTCTCAGATGTATCCAGTGAGAGTGTAGATGATTAGAGCTACCGTATTTATTGACTGGGACGCTGCCAAGCGCCTTGTAAAACCCAAATGGAGTGCAGATGAAAATGAAAGCATTCCACTAACCAAGCTAGTCCCACACGTTGAATCTTGTTTTTCTGAGTTGCAAACATCCGTTGCAAATACAATTAACGCAATGCGATTAAATGACTATGTGACGATTATAAAGAGTCGTATTTATCATGGCTGGCATAGCCGAAAATCAAAAACCAAAGAGAGAGCGGCTTGGGAAGATGCAGCACCAAAACTAAGATCTAGATCAGTTGGGAAGGTCTCATATCTCCCCGATATCGCATATGGAAATGAACTACTTTGCGGTGGTAAACGTAGCCCTCTATTTGACACGCTTAGAAAGCGTCCAGATACAGGGCAAATAGAACAGAAAATGGTGGATACTGCGCTAACTTCTGATTTACTTTGGTATTGCAGATCTGAGAGTTGCCAAGCTAAACGTGGCGACCCTCCACCTGCTTTAGCCATAATCGTAGGTGACGACGACGATTTAATTCCTGGTGCAATTGTTTCTGAAGCATGGGGGATACCCACTCGGGTTCTTCGTGTTGGCAGGGATAATGTGAACAAGCATCTATCAACGGGCGGTTTGATCGTAATGCTATCAAAGGAAAGCACATGTTAGACATAGACGAAATCATTTGTGATATTTGCGCATTTGCAGATCCGTTTACGGAACAAAAAACCCGAAAATTAAAAAACTCTACTCAAATAGAACTGATTCGAAACGGCAGGAAAATCACTTACGAAATAGCACCAGATTTGGGACGTTTTACAGCAAAACATCGTGAGCGCAGTTTTAGTGGTATCGCGTCACTCATTGCTTCAGATGAATTTGCAAATCTTCACCGCTTTGCTCAGACGCAACTTCGATCTTTCCAAGATAAATCAAAGATCCCCCCCATACCCACAGAGATTGATTTTGAAGGTCAGCGCATTGCTTTAAATAACTTATCAGCCGAGTTGTGCAACACAAATGTCAATACTAGGCTGATTTTGATTGATGGGCCAGCAGGGGTGGGTAAAACCTACTACATTGAACGTTTGGTACAAGGCCAAGCTGAGAAAATGATGAAAGGCCAAGTCTCCCCCTTGGTGCTGCACGTTAGCAGTAGAGGTAGACGCCTATCGAATCTGAGAGATGTCTTAGCTGCTACCACGCAGGATTATGCTGCTGAATTTGGTGCGCGCCATGTACCCATATTAGTAAGGCATGGATTGCTTGTGGCAGCAATTGATGGTTTTGATGAACTAGTGGACGCAGATGGATACGAAGATTCATGGTCTGCTCTGCGAGAGTTTGTTGGCGATGTTAAAGAACGCGGCACAATAATATTGGCAGCAAGAGACACGTTTGTAGAAGAACAAGAGTTGTTGGCAAGAATAAATAGCGCGAGCAATGTCGTTGCTTTATCAATGGCTCATATTCGGACAATAACACCGAGTGCCGCAAAGGATTGGCTGCTCCAGAACTCGAAATGGAAGCCTGCCGAAGTTAATTCTGAAACCACAGATTACATATTGATCGAAAACAGTTATGCGCTTCGTCCATTTTTTCTCCGAATACTTTGGGATGCAGGCAAATGGGAAAGGGTGTTGGACATTGGCCCGCGGACATTCCTGGTAAATCATTTCATTGAGAGAGAAGCTAAGTTAATAGCCAAGCAAATTGAAGGATTAACACCCGAGATAATTACTCCTGCACTAATTTCATTGTTTCAAGAGGTCGCCTTGGAAATGACTTCAAGGGAAGTAGATACAGTGGAAATGGAGCATCTGACATTTCTTGCTCGATATTGTTTTGAGGGAACACTTAATGAAGGATCTATTCGAAAATTAATGCACAAGGCTGGAAGCTTCGCATTATTAGAACAATCAAATCAACCAGGGCATAGGCGATTCTCACATAGCGAAATAATGCAATATTTTCTTGGTGGGGCTCTTGTTTCAGCACTCGCGGCAAAAACAGTGCCAAGTGTTTTACGCAGGGCAGTAATCGGCGCCGAACATGCGGAAGTGTTTTTCGAAGTGTTTGTCAATGATGAAGATAAAGC is a window of Thermodesulfovibrionia bacterium DNA encoding:
- a CDS encoding NACHT domain-containing protein; the encoded protein is MLDIDEIICDICAFADPFTEQKTRKLKNSTQIELIRNGRKITYEIAPDLGRFTAKHRERSFSGIASLIASDEFANLHRFAQTQLRSFQDKSKIPPIPTEIDFEGQRIALNNLSAELCNTNVNTRLILIDGPAGVGKTYYIERLVQGQAEKMMKGQVSPLVLHVSSRGRRLSNLRDVLAATTQDYAAEFGARHVPILVRHGLLVAAIDGFDELVDADGYEDSWSALREFVGDVKERGTIILAARDTFVEEQELLARINSASNVVALSMAHIRTITPSAAKDWLLQNSKWKPAEVNSETTDYILIENSYALRPFFLRILWDAGKWERVLDIGPRTFLVNHFIEREAKLIAKQIEGLTPEIITPALISLFQEVALEMTSREVDTVEMEHLTFLARYCFEGTLNEGSIRKLMHKAGSFALLEQSNQPGHRRFSHSEIMQYFLGGALVSALAAKTVPSVLRRAVIGAEHAEVFFEVFVNDEDKAKKAAQFLSSAISSEISMDRLHNNGGTILTLAFSAGLLERLDYLEVVDASMAGGAPEGEVSSSNFARLDVCGADFSHIEFTDVAINTLVVDDTTRFGSSLPKITQLEIRSDGIAKIERDPSQISQFIASHSIASSNADYLHSALIKLLERVARRAARFFYLREHGDDDEYALLLKDPNWQVVKSVLIQHKRIDVVTRKSMHGRPAPLLRIKNPKDLLDWSIPETIAIFNDLIGIKGARVAIAR
- a CDS encoding ATP-binding cassette domain-containing protein, with the protein product NGAGKSTLFKLITGKEQPDSCEVKIGTTVKIAHVDQARDSLDNDKTVFDAISGGNEILTVGKYETPARAYIGRFNFKGGDQAKIVGQLSGGERGRLHLAQTLISGGNVLLLDEPSNDLDVETLRALEDALLEFAGCVMVISHDRWFLDRIATHILAAEGESKWTFFDGNYQEYEADKRKRLGEEGAKPKRIRYKPISR